A DNA window from Theobroma cacao cultivar B97-61/B2 chromosome 5, Criollo_cocoa_genome_V2, whole genome shotgun sequence contains the following coding sequences:
- the LOC18597477 gene encoding nodulation-signaling pathway 2 protein, whose product MMESENFPLLWPVDDFMNPTIDQFELHDLNMSAHFNGCEFSSSFTTREDSSDISSISHFSTMFSGEVFQFPACDDQLQVTEPLEDFSVVPLEGLESMLTDGIEDLYNCLDETSEESFQSLPLSSHGQDVWSPSPSVRSSEASTDVISMQSSLTMPGVAMEIDNQLSIFHLLKAYGEAIEKNQTQLAEVIMRCVGEKASPVGETWERIAFSLSQSIQNQSDYLMQESSRNFETAFRAFYQMFPYGRFAHFAANSAILEAMPNDADMLHIVDFDIGEGIQWPPLIEALAWQHKTLRLTSIRWGEEDFAHSPWRFEDTRRQLCDHARSLGLKLKVEEMGIEDLANELKKMKKRGGGREWLAFNCMVGLPHMGKGKSRKFVNQFLNVAKELLASSVPRNRGIITFGDGDACAKLKDCSGFGTFFDGHLMHYQAILESMQSNFAERLMQARMAMESLFVGPNICPQAWFQKWKEIEETRHFQAETALEGLRVSTERLMEAKGTVRERENLFEVSIGGNCGNELALEWRGTTLVRVSSWRQDQS is encoded by the coding sequence ATGATGGAATCAGAAAATTTTCCCCTTTTATGGCCAGTCGACGATTTCATGAATCCAACTATTGATCAGTTCGAACTCCATGACTTGAATATGAGTGCCCATTTTAACGGTTGTGAATTCTCCTCTTCATTCACTACCAGGGAGGATTCCTCTGACATTTCCTCGATTTCCCATTTCTCTACAATGTTCTCCGGTGAGGTTTTCCAATTTCCAGCCTGTGATGATCAGCTTCAGGTAACAGAACCTTTGGAGGATTTTTCTGTTGTCCCCTTGGAGGGGCTTGAGTCTATGCTGACTGATGGGATTGAGGATCTGTACAACTGTTTGGATGAGACTAGTGAAGAAAGTTTTCAGTCACTGCCACTGTCCTCTCACGGGCAAGATGTATGGAGTCCTAGTCCATCCGTGAGATCTAGTGAGGCATCAACGGATGTGATATCAATGCAATCATCGCTTACCATGCCAGGAGTAGCCATGGAAATTGATAACCAATTGAGCATATTTCATCTACTCAAGGCTTATGGAGAAGCCATAGAGAAGAATCAGACACAGCTTGCAGAGGTGATCATGAGGTGCGTCGGTGAGAAAGCTAGTCCAGTTGGTGAAACTTGGGAACGGATTGCATTCAGTTTATCTCAAAGCATTCAAAATCAGAGCGATTATCTAATGCAAGAATCTAGCAGGAACTTTGAGACTGCCTTCAGGGCATTCTATCAGATGTTCCCATATGGGAGGTTTGCTCATTTTGCTGCTAATTCAGCAATCCTTGAAGCCATGCCAAATGATGCAGATATGCTACACATCGTGGATTTTGACATTGGGGAGGGGATTCAGTGGCCTCCATTGATCGAGGCCTTGGCATGGCAACACAAGACATTGAGACTAACATCAATAAGATGGGGAGAGGAAGACTTTGCTCATTCTCCATGGAGGTTTGAGGACACAAGAAGGCAACTTTGTGACCATGCCAGGTCTTTAGGCCTAAAGTTGAAAGTGGAAGAAATGGGAATCGAAGATTTGGCGAATGAGctcaagaaaatgaagaaacgAGGCGGCGGTAGGGAATGGTTAGCCTTCAATTGCATGGTGGGACTGCCACACATGGGAAAAGGCAAGAGCAGGAAGTTTGTAAATCAGTTCCTAAACGTGGCTAAGGAACTGTTAGCAAGTTCTGTTCCAAGAAACAGGGGAATCATAACATTTGGTGACGGAGATGCTTGTGCAAAACTGAAAGATTGCTCGGGATTCGGCACATTCTTCGATGGGCATTTGATGCACTACCAAGCTATCTTAGAATCAATGCAATCCAACTTCGCAGAGCGCCTCATGCAAGCAAGGATGGCAATGGAGTCTCTCTTTGTAGGACCTAATATCTGTCCTCAAGCTTGGTTCCAAAAATGGAAGGAGATAGAGGAAACTCGCCATTTCCAGGCAGAAACAGCATTGGAAGGATTGAGGGTGAGCACAGAGAGATTAATGGAAGCTAAAGGGACAGTGAGAGAAAGGGAAA